GGCGGTACGCGAGCAGGAGGCGCGCATCCGCGAGGCGCTTCTGGCCATCCCCAACCTGCCCGCGCCGGACGTGCCGCCCGGTCCGGACGAGTCGGCCAATGTGGAGCTGCGCCGCGCGGGCGAGCCGCGCCGCTTCGACTTCGAGCCGCTGCCGCACTGGGAGCTGGGGGTGCGGCTGGGCATCCTGGACTTCGAGCGCGCCGGCAAGATCACCGGCTCGCGCTTCGCCGTCTACCGGGGAGCGGGCGCGCGGCTGGCGCGGGCGCTGGTCCAGTTCATGCTCGACCTGCACGTTGAGCGCCACGGGTACAGCGAGGTCTACCCGCCCTTCCTGGTCAACGGCGCCAGCATGACGGGGACCGGCCAGCTGCCCAAGTTCGCCGAGGACGCCTTCAAGGTGGAGGGGCGCGACCTCTGGCTGGTGCCGACGGCCGAGGTGCCGGTGACCAACCTCTACCGCGACGAGATCCTGGACGGTGCCCGCCTGCCCATCAAGCACTGCGCCTACACGGCCTGCTTCCGCTCCGAGGCGGGGGCGGCCGGGCGCGACACGCGCGGCCTGATCCGCCAGCACGAGTTCGACAAAGTGGAGTTGGTCAAGTTCGTGGCGCCGGAGACGTCGGAGGCCGAGCTCTGGTCGCTCATCCGCGACGCGGAGGAGGTGCTGGA
This window of the Bacillota bacterium genome carries:
- the serS gene encoding serine--tRNA ligase, which codes for MLDLRWVREHPEEVRAGMRAKGVDEAPLDELLAADRLWREALAELEGLRATRNRVSEEIGRRRRAGEAAEELVAEMRSAGERIKELEAAVREQEARIREALLAIPNLPAPDVPPGPDESANVELRRAGEPRRFDFEPLPHWELGVRLGILDFERAGKITGSRFAVYRGAGARLARALVQFMLDLHVERHGYSEVYPPFLVNGASMTGTGQLPKFAEDAFKVEGRDLWLVPTAEVPVTNLYRDEILDGARLPIKHCAYTACFRSEAGAAGRDTRGLIRQHEFDKVELVKFVAPETSEAELWSLIRDAEEVLEALGLPYRELQMCTGDLGFTAAKKIDLEVWMPSYGRYVEISSCSNFTDFQARRANIRFRRTPESRAELVHTLNGSGLAVGRTFAAILENCQQADGSVLLPEALRPYMRGLERIGPEA